Proteins co-encoded in one Kiritimatiellales bacterium genomic window:
- a CDS encoding glucosamine-6-phosphate deaminase, giving the protein MKKTQRKPVIHIGKTKKEISIAAGELGARLIRKAIKEKGRANIIVATGASQLDMLQTLTTAKNIDWTKVTAFHLDEYIGLPITHPASFRKYLWERFVSQLPLPLAAFHYLNPEKNPVAECRRVSEIIRKHPVDVCFAGFGENGHLAFNDPPADFKTAEPYIVVDLDEACRKQQLGEGWFKTLAQVPKQAISMSVKQIMKSKAIVCTVPGKVKAQAAKDCLNGKITPQHPASILQRHSFVRYFLDEDAASLLGK; this is encoded by the coding sequence ATGAAAAAAACACAAAGGAAACCGGTTATTCACATTGGAAAAACCAAAAAAGAAATCAGCATTGCAGCGGGAGAGCTGGGTGCACGCCTGATTCGTAAAGCGATTAAAGAAAAAGGCCGGGCGAATATTATTGTGGCGACCGGCGCGTCACAGCTCGATATGCTGCAGACTTTGACGACAGCAAAAAATATTGACTGGACGAAAGTCACCGCCTTTCATCTTGATGAATACATCGGTCTGCCGATTACCCATCCGGCGTCTTTCCGGAAATATCTGTGGGAACGGTTTGTTTCTCAGCTGCCGCTGCCGCTGGCGGCATTTCACTATTTAAATCCTGAAAAAAATCCGGTGGCGGAATGCCGGCGCGTCAGCGAAATCATCAGAAAACATCCGGTTGATGTCTGCTTCGCCGGATTCGGTGAAAACGGACATCTGGCATTTAACGATCCGCCGGCGGATTTTAAAACTGCGGAACCGTATATCGTTGTAGATCTGGATGAAGCCTGCCGGAAACAGCAGCTGGGTGAAGGCTGGTTTAAAACGCTGGCGCAGGTGCCGAAACAGGCAATATCGATGTCGGTAAAACAGATTATGAAATCGAAAGCGATTGTCTGCACTGTCCCGGGTAAGGTCAAAGCGCAGGCGGCGAAAGATTGTTTGAACGGAAAAATTACGCCGCAGCATCCGGCCTCCATTCTGCAACGCCATTCGTTTGTCCGGTATTTTCTGGATGAAGATGCTGCGTCACTGCTGGGAAAATAA
- a CDS encoding SDR family oxidoreductase — MNNLFTIEDKVIVVTGAAGVLAGGAANYLQEQGATVIYLDLNQAGADRTVAAAQKISDKCCGFACNVLNQDALNSVYDAVLERYGKVDVLINGAGGNMPGATIGPDQDIFDLKIDDYGKVLDLNLKGTVLPTMTFARAFKKQKSGCVINFSSMSATQALTRVLGYSNAKAGVDNLTRWLASEFAIRYGAGIRVNAIAPGFFVGKQNRALLINEDGSYTERGQQVINKTPFRRFGEQHEVYGTIHYLISDAAAFVTGVIVPVDGGFSAFSGV; from the coding sequence ATGAATAACCTGTTTACTATCGAAGATAAAGTGATTGTCGTTACCGGTGCGGCAGGAGTTCTGGCAGGCGGTGCTGCGAATTATCTGCAGGAGCAGGGCGCAACGGTGATTTATCTTGATCTAAATCAGGCTGGCGCGGACAGAACGGTTGCGGCAGCGCAGAAGATTTCCGATAAGTGCTGCGGTTTTGCATGCAATGTGCTGAATCAGGATGCGCTGAATTCGGTTTACGATGCGGTACTGGAACGTTACGGAAAAGTGGATGTGCTGATTAACGGTGCCGGCGGAAATATGCCCGGTGCAACGATCGGCCCGGATCAGGATATTTTTGATTTGAAGATTGATGATTACGGCAAGGTATTGGATCTGAACCTGAAAGGAACGGTGCTGCCGACAATGACGTTCGCCAGGGCGTTCAAAAAACAGAAATCCGGCTGCGTAATTAATTTTTCGTCGATGTCCGCCACGCAGGCGCTGACGCGCGTGCTCGGTTATTCAAACGCGAAGGCAGGAGTTGATAATCTGACGCGCTGGCTGGCATCAGAATTCGCGATCCGCTATGGCGCCGGAATCCGCGTGAATGCAATTGCTCCGGGATTTTTCGTCGGCAAGCAGAACCGCGCGTTATTAATCAATGAAGACGGTTCATATACTGAACGCGGTCAGCAGGTGATTAATAAAACGCCGTTCCGGCGTTTCGGCGAACAGCACGAAGTGTACGGCACAATTCATTATCTGATTTCAGATGCCGCCGCATTTGTTACCGGTGTAATTGTTCCGGTGGACGGCGGGTTTTCTGCTTTTTCGGGTGTTTAA
- a CDS encoding carbohydrate-binding family 9-like protein, with protein sequence METAGHNTYRVQSVCETVAVNAAWDKPEWEKITPLMLNQYMGHLPAHRPETQVKLGWNQEYIHVIFKVKDSYVRAVATEHHEMVCRDSCVEFFFTPSADIRQGYFNLEINCIGTILLYHQCGRNKDRVIVDQADIDSLKVATSLPYRQAIDPEIVQPVEWTVEYALPWEILKKICGCGAAGARSCLAGKFL encoded by the coding sequence ATGGAAACCGCGGGACATAATACATACAGAGTTCAATCGGTTTGTGAGACTGTCGCCGTTAATGCTGCGTGGGACAAACCGGAGTGGGAGAAAATTACACCGCTCATGTTAAATCAATACATGGGTCATTTGCCGGCCCACCGCCCTGAAACACAGGTGAAGCTGGGATGGAATCAGGAATATATTCATGTAATTTTTAAGGTAAAAGACAGTTATGTGCGGGCCGTTGCGACAGAGCATCATGAAATGGTGTGCCGGGACAGTTGCGTCGAATTTTTCTTTACGCCGTCAGCCGATATACGTCAGGGCTATTTTAATCTGGAGATAAATTGCATCGGTACAATATTGCTGTATCATCAGTGCGGCAGAAACAAAGACCGGGTTATAGTGGATCAGGCGGATATTGATTCACTCAAGGTGGCCACTTCTTTGCCGTATCGGCAGGCGATAGATCCGGAAATTGTTCAGCCGGTGGAGTGGACTGTGGAGTATGCTCTGCCTTGGGAAATATTGAAAAAAATATGCGGATGTGGTGCCGCCGGCGCCCGGAGTTGTCTGGCAGGGAAATTTTTATAA
- a CDS encoding uroporphyrinogen decarboxylase family protein gives MTDTQWQVLLNIIRGETVNPVPAGFIIDSPWLPGWFGCSTLDYFASDEIWFEANRRAVETFPEIIFLPGFWSEYGMCTEPSAFGSRCMWNENNLPHADRIVDDVDNLPEFCKKFRRPDVTVAGMLPFVLSRVRRMEPAVQRIGHQYRFAVARGPLNILSFLMGTTDSLMALKLYEEETHFLLNEVSEFLVDWIGLQLKTFPAMDGILLLDDIIGFLGEEDCRAFAVPYLKKIYGAFDVSVKFLHNDAEGRVCAPFLPETGVNLFNFSFNHSIPAMQKLTKGQVALLGNIPPRDVLAQETPSQIENCVRETLSGIHDKRRLILSAGGGMPQDVSTENINAFLRGIK, from the coding sequence ATGACCGATACGCAGTGGCAGGTTTTGTTAAATATTATTCGCGGTGAAACGGTTAATCCGGTTCCGGCGGGATTTATCATCGACAGCCCGTGGCTGCCGGGCTGGTTCGGCTGCAGTACGCTCGATTATTTTGCCAGCGATGAAATCTGGTTTGAAGCCAACCGGCGCGCAGTTGAAACGTTTCCGGAAATTATTTTTCTGCCGGGATTCTGGTCGGAATATGGAATGTGCACCGAACCTTCCGCGTTTGGATCGCGCTGCATGTGGAACGAAAACAACCTGCCGCACGCCGACCGGATTGTTGATGATGTAGACAACCTGCCGGAATTCTGTAAAAAATTCCGGCGGCCGGATGTCACAGTTGCCGGTATGCTGCCGTTTGTGTTGAGCCGCGTGCGCCGGATGGAACCGGCGGTGCAGCGCATCGGACATCAGTACCGTTTCGCCGTTGCGCGCGGGCCGCTGAATATTCTTTCGTTTTTAATGGGAACCACCGATTCCCTGATGGCGTTGAAACTTTATGAAGAGGAAACGCATTTTCTGCTGAATGAAGTTTCAGAGTTCCTCGTTGATTGGATCGGACTGCAGCTGAAAACGTTTCCGGCGATGGACGGCATTCTGCTGCTGGACGATATCATCGGTTTTCTCGGTGAAGAGGACTGTCGGGCATTCGCGGTTCCGTATTTGAAAAAAATTTACGGTGCGTTTGATGTGAGCGTAAAGTTTCTGCATAACGACGCCGAAGGCCGTGTCTGTGCGCCGTTCCTGCCGGAAACCGGTGTGAATTTATTTAATTTCAGTTTTAACCACAGCATCCCGGCAATGCAGAAGCTGACCAAAGGGCAGGTTGCACTGCTGGGAAATATTCCGCCGCGCGATGTGCTGGCGCAGGAAACACCGTCGCAGATTGAAAACTGTGTGCGCGAAACACTCTCCGGAATTCATGATAAACGCCGTCTGATTCTTTCCGCTGGCGGTGGAATGCCGCAGGACGTCAGTACAGAAAATATTAATGCGTTTTTGCGTGGCATAAAATAA
- a CDS encoding PEP-CTERM sorting domain-containing protein, whose amino-acid sequence MNKTCTSKYNKGLVFAVVSAVIFSLAIPTQTIADIVYAQGFANDTGSSAKLSDYGWYSYSNTNALNVSGNNRVAQQNGSAALTAVNADTPYGDNIPQGFYTAASGAISLAYVELALSGYTDISLSFGVRNSVDTSSTRFAIKVGSDWYVSETTYNQITSSFVTYSLDLLADTEFRAVNFTPSVELAISTDPVVEFGDIAGNITAVGFFLDPNHGGATTTMRVDNFIVTAIPEPATLGLLITSIAGVLSLRRVRRA is encoded by the coding sequence AGTAATCTTTTCATTAGCAATTCCAACGCAAACCATTGCAGACATAGTTTATGCTCAAGGATTTGCAAACGATACCGGTAGTAGTGCAAAATTGTCTGATTATGGCTGGTATTCATATTCAAATACGAATGCTTTGAATGTATCCGGCAACAATCGGGTTGCACAGCAAAACGGTTCAGCGGCGTTAACCGCTGTAAATGCGGATACTCCCTATGGAGATAACATTCCTCAAGGGTTCTATACGGCTGCTTCCGGGGCCATTTCTTTGGCATATGTCGAGTTGGCGTTAAGCGGGTATACAGATATTTCTTTATCATTTGGTGTACGAAATTCTGTGGACACGTCTTCAACCCGGTTTGCGATTAAAGTCGGAAGTGACTGGTATGTTTCAGAAACAACTTATAATCAAATAACATCTTCTTTTGTGACGTACTCGTTGGACTTATTAGCAGACACAGAGTTTCGTGCGGTGAATTTTACACCCAGTGTCGAACTTGCCATTTCTACAGATCCAGTCGTAGAATTCGGTGATATTGCCGGAAATATTACTGCGGTTGGATTTTTCCTCGATCCTAATCATGGAGGGGCCACAACAACTATGCGCGTTGACAACTTTATCGTCACGGCCATTCCTGAACCGGCAACCCTTGGACTGCTTATAACAAGCATTGCTGGAGTTCTCAGCCTGCGTCGTGTCCGTCGTGCGTAA